Proteins encoded within one genomic window of Variovorax sp. OAS795:
- a CDS encoding helix-turn-helix transcriptional regulator, which produces MNTSRTHSSKAGQPGARDPFGVHLRHWRTRRRLSQLDLAQEAEVSTRHLSYVETGRAAPSREMVLRLAERLDVPLRERNALLVAAGFAPMYRQRSLDDPAMAAARRAVDLVLKGHEPFPALAVDRHWNLVAHNALVPMLMAGAAPELVTAPINVLRLSLHPDGLAPRIANLAQWRAHLLERLQQQIAATGDAVLQALHDELEAYPTPQVSHDTPAVETELSGVVVPFQLATPNGVLSFISTTTIFGTPVDVTLQELAVESFFPADAQTAAALAALAAG; this is translated from the coding sequence ATGAACACTTCACGCACCCACTCGTCCAAGGCCGGCCAGCCTGGCGCGCGCGACCCGTTCGGCGTGCACCTCAGGCACTGGCGCACCCGCCGCCGGCTGAGCCAGCTCGACCTCGCGCAGGAGGCCGAGGTCTCGACGCGCCACCTGAGCTATGTGGAGACCGGCCGCGCGGCGCCCAGCCGCGAGATGGTGCTGCGCCTGGCCGAGCGGCTCGACGTGCCGCTGCGCGAACGCAATGCATTGCTGGTCGCGGCGGGCTTCGCGCCGATGTACCGGCAGCGCTCGCTCGACGACCCCGCCATGGCCGCGGCGAGGCGTGCGGTGGACCTGGTGCTCAAGGGCCACGAGCCATTTCCCGCACTGGCGGTCGACCGGCACTGGAACCTGGTGGCGCACAACGCATTGGTGCCGATGCTGATGGCCGGCGCCGCGCCCGAGCTGGTGACCGCGCCCATCAACGTGCTCAGGCTGAGCCTGCACCCCGACGGGCTGGCCCCGCGCATTGCCAATCTTGCGCAATGGCGCGCCCATCTGCTCGAGCGATTGCAGCAGCAGATCGCCGCGACGGGCGACGCGGTGCTGCAGGCGCTGCACGACGAACTCGAGGCCTATCCCACGCCGCAGGTGAGCCACGACACGCCCGCGGTGGAGACCGAACTCTCGGGCGTCGTGGTGCCCTTTCAACTGGCCACGCCGAACGGCGTGCTGAGCTTCATCAGCACCACCACGATCTTCGGCACGCCGGTCGATGTCACGCTGCAGGAGCTGGCGGTGGAGTCGTTCTTTCCGGCCGATGCACAGACCGCCGCGGCACTGGCCGCGTTGGCGGCGGGCTGA
- a CDS encoding malate dehydrogenase gives MSKKPVRVAVTGAAGQIGYALLFRIASGEMLGKDQPVILQLLEIPDEKAQKALKGVMMELDDCAFPLLAGMEAHGDPMTAFKDADYALLVGSRPRGPGMERAELLAVNGAIFTAQGKALNAVASRNVKVLVVGNPANTNAYIAMKSAPDLPRKNFTAMLRLDHNRAASQIAAKTGKPVADIEKLVVWGNHSPTMYADYRFATIKGESVAKMINDQEWNANTFLPTVGKRGAAIIEARGLSSAASAANAAIDHMRDWALGTNGKWVTMGIPSDGQYGIPKDTMFGFPVTCENGEYKLVEGLEIDAFSQERINKTLEELQGEQAGVAHLV, from the coding sequence ATGAGCAAAAAACCCGTCCGCGTTGCCGTCACCGGTGCCGCCGGCCAAATCGGTTACGCCCTGTTGTTCCGTATCGCGTCCGGCGAAATGCTCGGCAAGGACCAGCCGGTCATCCTCCAGCTGCTCGAAATCCCCGACGAAAAAGCCCAGAAGGCCCTCAAGGGCGTGATGATGGAACTCGACGACTGCGCGTTCCCGCTCCTGGCCGGCATGGAAGCCCATGGCGACCCGATGACCGCCTTCAAGGACGCCGACTATGCGCTCCTGGTCGGTTCGCGTCCGCGCGGCCCCGGCATGGAACGTGCCGAGCTGCTGGCCGTCAACGGCGCCATCTTCACGGCGCAGGGCAAGGCGCTGAACGCCGTCGCCAGCCGCAATGTCAAGGTGCTGGTGGTCGGCAACCCGGCCAACACCAACGCCTACATCGCGATGAAGAGCGCCCCGGACCTGCCGCGCAAGAACTTCACCGCCATGCTGCGCCTGGACCACAACCGCGCCGCCAGCCAGATCGCCGCCAAGACGGGCAAGCCCGTGGCCGATATCGAGAAGCTCGTCGTGTGGGGCAACCACTCGCCCACGATGTACGCCGACTACCGCTTTGCCACCATCAAGGGCGAAAGCGTCGCCAAGATGATCAACGACCAGGAATGGAACGCCAACACCTTCCTGCCGACCGTCGGCAAGCGCGGCGCGGCCATCATCGAGGCGCGCGGCCTCTCGTCGGCCGCCTCGGCCGCCAATGCCGCCATCGACCACATGCGCGACTGGGCCCTGGGCACCAACGGCAAGTGGGTCACCATGGGCATCCCGTCGGACGGCCAGTACGGCATTCCGAAGGACACCATGTTCGGCTTCCCGGTCACCTGCGAAAACGGCGAATACAAGCTGGTCGAAGGCCTCGAGATCGATGCTTTCAGCCAGGAACGCATCAACAAGACCCTGGAAGAGCTGCAAGGCGAACAAGCCGGCGTTGCACACCTGGTCTAG
- a CDS encoding aldolase/citrate lyase family protein, translating to MTTPVHPAQVLLGAQAGAVTLPVCDHYSGVEARMKKSLALQADMAEEFGACVFDVTLDCEDGAPVGGEAEHAALVTELALAAKPGMRVGVRVHPVDHPAFAGDVVTIAGRAGHRLSHLMVPKVESAVDVAQAVAALEAADADSLPLHVLIESPLAVHNAFEIAAHPRVQSLSFGLMDFVSAHAGAIPADGMGAAGQFTHPLVVRAKLAIASAAHAYGKVPSHCVVTEFNDAGAMRMAARRAAAEFGYTRMWSIHPNQIRPILEAFAPDEAQIQVATRIITTAALANWAPTQIDGTLHDRASYRHFWQVLTRAHATGRAMPPEAKAWFALAAS from the coding sequence ATGACGACACCAGTCCATCCGGCCCAGGTGCTGCTCGGTGCGCAAGCCGGCGCCGTGACGCTGCCCGTGTGCGACCACTACAGCGGCGTCGAGGCGCGGATGAAGAAGAGCCTGGCGCTGCAGGCCGACATGGCCGAAGAATTCGGCGCCTGCGTGTTCGACGTCACGCTCGATTGCGAAGACGGCGCCCCCGTGGGCGGCGAGGCCGAGCACGCCGCGCTCGTGACCGAACTCGCGCTGGCCGCGAAGCCCGGCATGCGGGTCGGCGTGCGGGTTCATCCGGTCGATCATCCGGCCTTTGCGGGCGACGTGGTCACCATTGCCGGCCGCGCCGGCCACCGGCTCAGCCACCTGATGGTGCCCAAGGTCGAATCCGCGGTCGACGTCGCGCAGGCGGTGGCGGCCCTCGAGGCCGCAGATGCCGATTCGCTGCCGCTGCACGTGCTCATCGAGTCGCCGCTGGCCGTGCACAACGCGTTCGAGATCGCGGCGCATCCGCGCGTGCAGTCGCTGAGCTTCGGGCTGATGGACTTCGTTTCGGCCCATGCCGGCGCCATTCCCGCCGATGGCATGGGCGCCGCGGGCCAGTTCACGCACCCGCTGGTGGTGCGCGCCAAGCTGGCCATCGCGTCCGCCGCGCATGCCTACGGCAAGGTGCCTTCGCACTGCGTGGTCACCGAGTTCAACGATGCCGGCGCCATGCGCATGGCAGCCCGCAGGGCGGCGGCCGAGTTCGGCTACACGCGCATGTGGAGCATCCACCCGAACCAGATCCGGCCGATCCTCGAGGCTTTTGCACCGGACGAGGCACAAATTCAGGTGGCTACAAGAATCATTACAACTGCGGCGCTTGCAAATTGGGCGCCGACCCAAATCGATGGCACATTGCACGACCGCGCGAGCTATCGCCATTTCTGGCAAGTGCTGACGCGCGCCCACGCAACAGGGCGCGCGATGCCGCCAGAGGCAAAAGCCTGGTTTGCACTCGCGGCCTCCTGA
- the sdhA gene encoding succinate dehydrogenase flavoprotein subunit: MTYTKDQITKRKFDVVIVGAGGSGMRASLQLARAGLNVAVLSKVFPTRSHTVAAQGGVGASLGNMSEDNWHYHFYDTIKGSDWLGDQDAIEFMCREAPKVVYELEHFGMPFDRNPDGTIYQRPFGGHTANYGEKPVQRACAAADRTGHAMLHTLYQKNVEARTQFFVEWMALDLIRDAEGDVVGVTALEMETGDLHILQAKTVLLATGGAGRIFQASTNAFINTGDGLGMAARSGIPLQDMEFWQFHPTGVAGAGVLLTEGCRGEGAILLNSNGERFMERYAPTLKDLAPRDFVSRSMDQEIKEGRGCGPNKDYVLLKLDHLGAETIHKRLPSVYEIGVNFANVDITKEPIPVVPTIHYQMGGIPTNINGQVVIQQGEQNSAVVNGLYAVGECSCVSVHGANRLGTNSLLDLLVFGRAAGNHIVEFNDKLKEHKPLPADAADRTLERLNRLEAATGGEYAQDVAGEIRTVMQQHAAVFRKQASMDEGVVKIAAVRERVNAIGLQDKSKVFNTARIEALEVDNLIEVAQATMVSAAARKECRGAHTVEDYERPADDPVAPLGRDDANWMKHTLWYSQDNRLSYKPVNLKPLTVDSVPPKVRTF, from the coding sequence ATGACCTACACAAAAGACCAAATTACCAAGCGCAAGTTCGACGTCGTCATCGTCGGTGCCGGCGGCTCCGGCATGCGCGCATCGCTGCAGCTGGCCCGCGCGGGCCTCAACGTGGCGGTGCTGTCCAAGGTGTTCCCGACCCGTTCGCACACCGTGGCTGCCCAGGGCGGCGTGGGCGCATCGCTCGGCAACATGAGCGAGGACAACTGGCACTACCACTTCTACGACACGATCAAGGGCTCCGACTGGCTCGGCGACCAGGACGCGATCGAGTTCATGTGCCGCGAAGCACCGAAGGTCGTGTACGAGCTCGAGCACTTCGGCATGCCCTTCGACCGCAATCCGGACGGCACCATCTACCAGCGTCCGTTCGGCGGCCACACGGCCAACTACGGCGAGAAGCCCGTGCAGCGCGCCTGCGCCGCGGCCGACCGCACCGGCCACGCGATGCTGCACACGCTCTACCAGAAGAACGTGGAAGCCCGCACCCAGTTCTTCGTCGAATGGATGGCGCTCGACCTGATCCGCGACGCCGAAGGCGACGTGGTCGGCGTCACGGCGCTCGAGATGGAAACCGGCGACCTGCACATCCTGCAGGCCAAGACCGTGCTGCTGGCCACCGGCGGCGCGGGCCGCATCTTCCAGGCCTCGACCAACGCCTTCATCAACACCGGCGACGGCCTGGGCATGGCCGCGCGCTCGGGCATTCCGCTGCAGGACATGGAGTTCTGGCAGTTCCACCCGACCGGCGTGGCCGGCGCCGGCGTGCTGCTGACCGAAGGCTGCCGCGGCGAAGGCGCCATCCTGCTCAACAGCAACGGCGAGCGCTTCATGGAGCGCTATGCGCCCACGCTGAAGGACCTGGCACCGCGCGACTTCGTCTCGCGCTCGATGGACCAGGAAATCAAGGAAGGCCGCGGCTGCGGACCCAACAAGGACTACGTGCTGCTGAAGCTCGACCACCTCGGTGCCGAGACCATCCACAAGCGCCTGCCCTCGGTGTACGAAATCGGCGTGAACTTCGCCAACGTCGACATCACCAAGGAGCCGATTCCCGTCGTGCCGACCATCCACTACCAGATGGGCGGCATTCCGACCAACATCAACGGCCAGGTCGTGATCCAGCAGGGCGAACAGAACAGCGCCGTGGTGAACGGGCTCTACGCCGTGGGCGAATGCTCCTGCGTGAGCGTGCACGGCGCCAACCGCCTGGGCACCAATTCGCTGCTCGACCTGCTGGTGTTCGGCCGCGCGGCCGGCAACCACATCGTCGAGTTCAACGACAAGCTGAAGGAACACAAGCCGCTGCCGGCCGATGCCGCCGACCGCACCCTGGAGCGCCTGAACCGGCTCGAAGCCGCCACCGGCGGCGAGTACGCGCAGGACGTGGCCGGCGAGATCCGCACCGTCATGCAGCAGCACGCCGCCGTGTTCCGCAAGCAGGCCTCGATGGACGAGGGCGTGGTCAAGATCGCCGCCGTGCGCGAGCGCGTCAATGCCATCGGCCTCCAGGACAAGTCCAAGGTGTTCAACACCGCGCGCATCGAAGCGCTCGAGGTCGACAACCTGATCGAAGTGGCGCAGGCCACGATGGTCTCGGCGGCCGCGCGCAAGGAATGCCGCGGCGCGCACACGGTCGAGGACTACGAGCGCCCGGCGGACGACCCGGTCGCGCCGCTCGGCCGCGACGACGCCAACTGGATGAAGCACACGCTCTGGTACAGCCAGGACAACCGCCTCTCCTACAAGCCGGTCAACCTCAAGCCGCTGACGGTGGACTCCGTTCCTCCCAAGGTCCGTACGTTCTAA
- a CDS encoding GntR family transcriptional regulator, producing the protein MNAASVLEDSATPSFSPLYQQIKTLILQSLQAGEWKPGEPIPSEMDLAVRYRVSQGTVRKAIDELAAENLVVRRQGKGTFVATHAEQHVQYRFLKLVPDAGTPSTEGPAERTIVDCRRQRASADVARALGLRTGDAVLQVRRVLAYGGVPTILEDLWLPGAPFKGLTAERLRAWPGPMYAMFETEFGVRMVRAEEKIRAVLPDAEQAALLDVPLQMPLLSVERLAHTYHDTPMELRRGLYRTDTHHYRNQLG; encoded by the coding sequence ATGAATGCCGCCTCCGTCCTCGAAGATTCCGCGACGCCTTCCTTCAGTCCGCTCTACCAGCAGATCAAGACCTTGATCCTGCAGAGCCTGCAGGCCGGCGAGTGGAAGCCGGGCGAGCCGATCCCGAGCGAGATGGACCTGGCGGTGCGCTATCGCGTGAGCCAGGGCACGGTGCGCAAGGCCATCGACGAACTCGCGGCCGAAAACCTCGTGGTGCGGCGCCAGGGCAAGGGCACCTTCGTCGCCACGCATGCCGAGCAGCACGTGCAATACCGCTTTCTCAAGCTGGTGCCCGATGCCGGCACGCCGAGCACCGAAGGCCCCGCCGAGCGGACCATCGTCGACTGCCGCCGCCAGCGCGCCTCGGCCGACGTGGCGCGCGCGCTGGGCCTGCGCACCGGCGATGCCGTGCTGCAGGTGCGGCGCGTGCTCGCTTACGGCGGCGTTCCCACCATCCTCGAGGATCTCTGGCTGCCCGGCGCGCCCTTCAAGGGATTGACCGCCGAGCGGCTGCGCGCCTGGCCGGGCCCGATGTATGCGATGTTCGAGACCGAATTCGGCGTGCGCATGGTGCGCGCCGAGGAAAAGATCCGCGCGGTGCTGCCCGATGCGGAGCAGGCGGCCCTGCTCGACGTGCCGCTGCAGATGCCCCTGCTCAGCGTGGAGCGCCTGGCGCACACCTACCACGACACCCCGATGGAATTGCGCCGCGGCCTCTACCGCACCGACACGCATCACTACCGCAACCAGCTCGGCTGA
- the sdhC gene encoding succinate dehydrogenase, cytochrome b556 subunit: protein MSELAPPPRPPRREFRNINAFTDLTTYRLPPAGIVSILHRVSGVIMFLLLPFIIWMFDTSLSSDYSFARFKAAFNTGLGFVPGWFFKLVALALIWAYLHHFIAGLRHLWMDVSHAAVTKEFGQTSAVVTLALSILLTVVLGAKLFGLY from the coding sequence ATGTCAGAGCTTGCACCCCCTCCCCGGCCGCCGCGCCGCGAATTCCGGAACATCAACGCCTTCACCGACCTCACGACCTACCGGCTGCCGCCGGCCGGCATCGTGTCGATCCTGCACCGCGTGAGCGGCGTGATCATGTTCCTGCTGCTGCCGTTCATCATCTGGATGTTCGACACCTCGCTCTCGTCCGACTATTCGTTCGCCAGGTTCAAGGCGGCCTTCAACACCGGCCTTGGTTTCGTGCCCGGCTGGTTCTTCAAGCTGGTGGCGCTGGCGCTGATCTGGGCCTACCTGCACCACTTCATCGCCGGCCTGCGCCACCTCTGGATGGACGTGAGCCACGCCGCCGTCACCAAGGAGTTCGGACAGACCTCCGCCGTGGTCACGCTGGCCCTGAGCATCCTGCTCACCGTGGTGCTCGGCGCCAAGCTGTTCGGCCTGTACTGA
- a CDS encoding bifunctional aconitate hydratase 2/2-methylisocitrate dehydratase: MLQAYVDHVAERAALGIPPLPLSAKQTAEAIELLKSANAKDGAFLLDLLTYRVPAGVDDAAKVKASYLAAVAHGTEKNAYISRARATELLGTMLGGYNISPMIDLLDDAEVGGVAAEGLKKTLLMFDQFHDVKEKADKGNANAKGVLQSWADAEWFTSRPEVPQSITVSIFKVAGEINTDDLSPAPDATTRPDIPMHALAMHKNARPGIVPEEDGKRGPVKFIEDLRARGHLVAYAGDVVGTGSSRKSATNSVLWFTGEDIPFVPNKRFGGVCLGGKIAPIFYNTMEDSGALPIELDVSQMNMGDVVELRPYEGKALKDGKVIAEFTVKSDVLFDEVRAGGRIPLIIGRGLTTKAREALGLPASTLFRLPQSPVDTRKGFSLAQKMVGRACGLPEGQGVRPGTYCEPKMTSVGSQDTTGPMTRDELKDLACLGFSADLVMQSFCHTAAYPKKVDVKMHHELPDFMANRGGVSLRPGDGVIHSWLNRLLTPDTVGTGGDSHTRFPIGISFPAGSGLVAFAAATGVMPLDMPESVLVRFKGKMQPGVTLRDLVNAIPLYAIKSGLLTVEKKGKKNIFSGRILEIEGLPDLKVEQAFELSDASAERSAAGCTVHLNKEPIQEYINSNITLMKWMIAEGYADARTLARRIAAQEAWLADPQLLKGDADADYAAVIEIDLAEIHEPIVACPNDPDDVKTLSDVAGAAIDEVFIGSCMTNIGHFRAASKLLEGKRDIPVKLWIAPPTKMDAQQLTEEGHYGVFGNAGARTEMPGCSLCMGNQAQVREGATVMSTSTRNFPNRLGKNTNVYLGSAELAAICSRLGRIPTREEYMAATGVLDASSAQIYQYLNFDKIDDYKTEADAAAVA, translated from the coding sequence ATGTTGCAAGCCTACGTTGACCATGTTGCCGAACGCGCCGCGCTCGGTATTCCGCCGCTGCCATTGAGCGCGAAGCAAACCGCCGAAGCCATCGAGCTCCTCAAGAGCGCGAACGCCAAGGACGGTGCCTTCCTGCTCGATCTGCTCACCTATCGCGTGCCCGCCGGCGTCGATGACGCGGCCAAGGTCAAGGCGAGCTACCTGGCGGCCGTGGCCCACGGCACCGAGAAGAACGCCTACATCTCGCGCGCCCGCGCCACCGAACTGCTCGGCACCATGCTCGGCGGCTACAACATCAGCCCGATGATCGACCTGCTCGACGATGCCGAAGTCGGCGGCGTCGCGGCCGAAGGCCTGAAGAAAACCCTGTTGATGTTCGACCAGTTCCACGACGTCAAGGAAAAGGCCGACAAGGGCAACGCCAACGCCAAGGGCGTGCTGCAAAGCTGGGCCGATGCCGAATGGTTCACCAGCCGCCCCGAAGTGCCGCAAAGCATCACTGTCAGCATCTTCAAGGTGGCCGGTGAAATCAACACCGACGACCTGTCTCCCGCACCCGACGCCACCACGCGTCCCGACATTCCGATGCACGCCCTGGCGATGCACAAGAACGCCCGCCCCGGCATCGTCCCCGAGGAAGACGGCAAGCGCGGCCCGGTGAAGTTCATCGAAGACCTGCGCGCGCGCGGCCACCTCGTGGCCTATGCCGGCGACGTGGTCGGCACCGGCTCCTCGCGCAAGAGCGCCACCAACTCGGTGCTCTGGTTCACCGGCGAAGACATTCCCTTCGTGCCCAACAAGCGCTTCGGCGGCGTCTGCCTCGGCGGCAAGATCGCTCCGATCTTCTACAACACCATGGAAGACTCGGGCGCGCTGCCCATCGAGCTCGACGTGAGCCAGATGAACATGGGCGACGTGGTCGAGCTGCGTCCCTACGAAGGCAAGGCGCTGAAGGACGGCAAGGTCATCGCCGAATTCACCGTCAAGAGCGACGTGCTCTTCGACGAAGTGCGCGCCGGCGGCCGCATTCCGCTGATCATCGGCCGCGGCCTCACGACCAAGGCGCGCGAAGCGCTGGGTCTGCCGGCTTCGACGCTGTTCCGCCTGCCGCAAAGCCCCGTCGACACCAGGAAGGGCTTCTCGCTCGCACAGAAGATGGTCGGCCGCGCCTGCGGCCTGCCCGAAGGACAAGGCGTTCGCCCGGGCACCTATTGCGAGCCCAAGATGACCTCGGTCGGCTCGCAGGACACCACCGGCCCGATGACGCGCGACGAGCTCAAGGACCTGGCCTGCCTGGGCTTCTCGGCCGATCTCGTCATGCAGTCGTTCTGCCACACGGCGGCGTACCCGAAGAAGGTCGACGTCAAGATGCACCACGAGCTGCCCGATTTCATGGCCAACCGCGGCGGCGTTTCGCTGCGCCCCGGCGACGGCGTGATCCACAGCTGGCTCAACCGCCTGCTCACGCCCGACACCGTCGGCACCGGCGGCGACAGCCACACCCGTTTCCCCATCGGCATCAGCTTTCCGGCGGGCTCCGGCCTCGTGGCCTTCGCGGCCGCCACCGGCGTGATGCCGCTGGACATGCCCGAGTCGGTGCTCGTGCGCTTCAAGGGCAAGATGCAGCCCGGCGTCACGCTGCGCGACCTGGTCAATGCCATTCCGCTGTACGCCATCAAGAGCGGCCTGCTCACGGTCGAGAAGAAGGGCAAGAAGAACATCTTCTCGGGCCGCATCCTCGAGATCGAAGGCCTGCCCGACCTGAAGGTCGAACAAGCCTTCGAACTGAGCGACGCCTCGGCCGAACGCTCGGCCGCCGGCTGCACGGTGCACCTGAACAAGGAACCGATCCAGGAGTACATCAACAGCAACATCACGCTGATGAAGTGGATGATTGCCGAAGGCTATGCCGACGCCCGCACGCTGGCGCGCCGCATCGCCGCGCAGGAAGCCTGGCTTGCGGACCCGCAGCTGCTCAAGGGCGATGCCGACGCCGACTATGCAGCAGTCATCGAAATCGACCTGGCCGAGATCCACGAACCCATCGTGGCCTGCCCGAACGACCCGGACGACGTGAAGACGCTCAGCGACGTGGCCGGTGCCGCGATCGACGAAGTGTTCATCGGCTCGTGCATGACCAACATCGGCCACTTCCGCGCCGCGTCGAAGCTGCTCGAAGGCAAGCGCGACATCCCGGTCAAGCTGTGGATCGCGCCCCCCACCAAGATGGACGCACAGCAGCTCACCGAGGAAGGCCACTACGGCGTGTTCGGCAATGCCGGTGCGCGCACCGAGATGCCGGGCTGCTCGCTGTGCATGGGCAACCAGGCGCAGGTGCGCGAAGGCGCCACGGTCATGTCGACCAGCACGCGCAACTTCCCGAACCGCCTGGGCAAGAACACCAACGTGTACCTCGGCTCGGCCGAACTGGCCGCCATCTGCTCGCGCCTGGGCCGCATCCCGACGCGCGAAGAGTACATGGCCGCGACCGGCGTGCTCGACGCGTCGAGCGCGCAGATCTACCAGTACCTGAACTTCGACAAGATCGACGACTACAAGACCGAAGCGGACGCCGCCGCCGTGGCCTGA
- the sdhD gene encoding succinate dehydrogenase, hydrophobic membrane anchor protein, translating into MSVNYGAKRIVVGAHYGLRDWLSQRITGGLMALFTIILLAQLIFTRGPIGYDLWAGIFAAQWMKVLTFSVIVSLLYHVWVGMRDVWMDYVQPVGIRLALQIFTIVWLVGCAGWAIQVLWKI; encoded by the coding sequence ATGTCTGTGAATTACGGCGCCAAGCGCATCGTCGTCGGCGCACATTACGGTCTGCGCGACTGGCTCAGCCAGCGCATCACGGGCGGCCTGATGGCGCTCTTCACGATCATCCTGCTCGCGCAGCTGATCTTCACCCGCGGCCCCATCGGCTACGACCTCTGGGCCGGCATCTTCGCCGCGCAATGGATGAAGGTCCTGACCTTCTCCGTGATCGTTTCGCTGCTCTACCACGTATGGGTTGGCATGCGTGACGTGTGGATGGACTACGTCCAGCCTGTCGGCATTCGCCTCGCCCTGCAAATTTTCACCATCGTCTGGCTTGTCGGTTGTGCGGGTTGGGCCATTCAAGTGCTTTGGAAGATCTGA